Proteins encoded in a region of the Planococcus shixiaomingii genome:
- the ftsE gene encoding cell division ATP-binding protein FtsE, with the protein MIQMKNVYKKYPNGIVALNGMNVEIEQGEFVYVVGPSGAGKSTFIKMMYREERPTSGQMMINGVDIATLKNKRVPMLRRQIGVVFQDFKLLPRLNVYENVAFALEVIEETPEMIRKRVMEVLELVGLKHKARMFPTELSGGEQQRISIARSIVNKPKVVIADEPTGNLDPETSWDIMDLFEQINATGTTILMATHNREVVNRRRHRVIAIEGGLIVRDVAGGDYGYEG; encoded by the coding sequence ATGATTCAGATGAAGAACGTGTATAAAAAATACCCGAACGGCATTGTTGCTCTTAACGGAATGAACGTTGAGATTGAGCAAGGTGAATTCGTTTATGTAGTAGGACCCAGTGGGGCAGGAAAATCAACTTTCATCAAAATGATGTATCGTGAAGAACGTCCAACTTCAGGACAAATGATGATTAATGGCGTAGATATTGCTACGTTGAAAAATAAAAGAGTTCCTATGCTACGACGCCAAATCGGAGTCGTGTTCCAAGATTTTAAATTGCTTCCAAGACTGAATGTGTATGAGAATGTAGCATTTGCTCTTGAAGTAATTGAAGAAACACCTGAAATGATCCGGAAACGGGTAATGGAAGTACTGGAATTAGTAGGATTAAAACATAAGGCACGAATGTTCCCAACGGAATTGTCAGGCGGGGAACAGCAGCGAATTTCCATCGCGCGTTCGATCGTCAACAAACCAAAAGTAGTGATTGCCGATGAGCCAACTGGAAACTTAGATCCCGAAACTTCATGGGATATCATGGATTTGTTTGAACAGATTAATGCCACTGGAACAACCATTTTGATGGCTACTCATAACCGTGAAGTGGTTAACAGGAGAAGACATCGCGTAATTGCAATAGAAGGCGGCTTAATTGTTCGCGATGTAGCTGGAGGTGACTACGGCTATGAAGGCTAG
- the cccB gene encoding cytochrome c551: MKKGLLTLMLGSALALGACGGNGETTTEPAPAPEEGGGSGTSAVDAEQVVQQNCISCHGENLEGQGNFPALNNVGSRLTKEEIRAVIDNGQGAMPADIIQGEEADAVAEWLANKK, translated from the coding sequence ATGAAAAAGGGATTGCTGACTTTAATGTTAGGGTCTGCACTTGCATTAGGGGCTTGCGGAGGCAACGGGGAAACTACAACCGAGCCTGCACCAGCGCCGGAAGAAGGGGGCGGTTCAGGCACATCTGCTGTTGACGCCGAACAAGTCGTACAGCAAAACTGTATTTCCTGCCACGGAGAAAACCTGGAAGGGCAAGGTAACTTTCCTGCTTTAAATAATGTAGGCTCGCGTTTAACTAAGGAAGAAATTCGTGCAGTCATCGACAATGGACAAGGAGCTATGCCTGCGGATATCATTCAAGGTGAAGAAGCAGATGCGGTGGCGGAATGGTTAGCGAATAAAAAGTAA
- a CDS encoding YitT family protein — protein MTKKQQRVYKEPHPILTGIRDYLSVLIGSAIVAIAFNVLLLPNEVASGGVSGISTILKGLFDWKPAFVQWTFNIPLFIAGLILLGRHFGVKTALGTIFLPFVVFLTEAWEPWTMNPLLGSLFGGILVGAGIGIVFRAQASTGGTDLAAQIITKFTGLTLGTSVALIDGFIVLAAAVVFDIEKGLYALIGLYVTTKTIDLVQVGFGRSKLVYIITNKQVEIRDAIYEEIDRGVTKITATGGYTETEKPLLMVVVHQTEFTRLKQLVKLVDPSAFVIVSDAAEVLGEGFKRS, from the coding sequence ATGACTAAAAAACAGCAGCGCGTTTATAAGGAACCGCATCCAATATTAACTGGTATAAGAGATTACCTCAGCGTGCTGATCGGTTCGGCAATTGTAGCCATTGCCTTTAATGTTCTTTTATTGCCAAACGAAGTGGCATCAGGAGGAGTCAGTGGAATCAGTACGATATTAAAAGGGCTTTTTGACTGGAAGCCTGCATTCGTTCAATGGACATTTAATATCCCGTTGTTTATTGCAGGACTTATTCTTCTGGGACGGCACTTCGGTGTTAAAACAGCATTAGGAACGATTTTCCTGCCGTTCGTAGTTTTCCTAACTGAAGCTTGGGAACCATGGACGATGAATCCGTTGCTCGGTTCGTTGTTTGGCGGCATCTTGGTCGGCGCAGGAATTGGAATTGTCTTCCGAGCACAAGCTTCAACCGGCGGCACTGATTTAGCCGCTCAAATAATCACCAAATTTACTGGACTGACGCTCGGCACAAGCGTCGCATTAATTGATGGTTTTATCGTATTAGCCGCTGCTGTCGTGTTTGATATTGAAAAGGGACTTTATGCGTTAATTGGCTTGTATGTAACGACGAAAACTATCGATCTTGTCCAAGTTGGATTCGGCCGTTCGAAGCTGGTTTATATTATCACCAACAAACAAGTTGAAATACGTGATGCGATTTATGAAGAAATCGATCGAGGAGTTACAAAAATTACGGCAACGGGTGGCTACACGGAAACAGAAAAGCCACTCCTTATGGTTGTGGTTCATCAAACCGAATTTACGCGTTTGAAACAATTAGTGAAATTGGTAGATCCCTCTGCTTTTGTGATTGTTTCAGATGCCGCGGAGGTTCTTGGAGAAGGTTTTAAACGCTCTTAA
- the prfB gene encoding peptide chain release factor 2 (programmed frameshift), whose translation MDLADIRNELDKSAKKLADFRGSLDLENKEARIQELDEMMIDPEFWNSQEKAQVVISELNGLKDVVNTYHGFVDTQENLEMTLELLREEADEDLHEELSSEMKSFMSELSDYELQMLLSEPYDKNNAILELHPGAGGTESQDWCSMLLRMYTRWAEKRGFKVETLDYLAGDEAGVKSVTLGIKGHNAYGYLKAEKGVHRLVRISPFDSSGRRHTSFVSCEVMPEFTGEIEIDIRTEDLKIDTYRASGAGGQHINTTDSAVRITHLPTGAVVTCQQERSQIKNREKAMQMLKAKLYALKIEEQEAQLLEIRGEQKEIGWGSQIRSYVFHPYSMVKDHRTNYETGNLQAVMDGDIDGFINSLLRSKMQ comes from the exons ATGGATTTAGCAGATATCCGCAATGAGCTCGACAAATCAGCCAAGAAATTGGCGGACTTTAGGGGGTCTCTT GACTTAGAAAACAAAGAGGCGCGGATTCAGGAATTAGATGAAATGATGATCGACCCAGAGTTTTGGAACAGCCAAGAAAAAGCGCAAGTAGTAATTTCCGAATTGAATGGTTTGAAAGATGTTGTGAATACGTATCATGGATTCGTAGATACTCAAGAAAACCTTGAAATGACGCTTGAGCTTCTGCGGGAAGAAGCGGACGAAGATTTGCATGAAGAGTTGAGCTCTGAAATGAAATCATTCATGTCTGAGCTGAGCGATTATGAATTGCAAATGCTGTTGAGCGAACCATACGATAAAAATAACGCCATTTTGGAATTGCATCCAGGAGCCGGCGGCACTGAGTCGCAAGACTGGTGTTCGATGCTTTTGCGCATGTATACACGCTGGGCTGAAAAACGCGGCTTCAAAGTCGAAACTCTCGACTATCTTGCAGGTGATGAAGCAGGAGTCAAATCCGTCACTTTAGGAATCAAAGGCCATAATGCATACGGTTATTTGAAAGCCGAAAAAGGCGTACACCGTCTTGTGCGCATCTCTCCATTCGATTCATCAGGCCGCCGCCATACATCTTTCGTGTCATGCGAAGTTATGCCGGAATTTACTGGTGAAATTGAAATTGATATCCGCACAGAAGATTTGAAAATCGATACGTACCGGGCAAGTGGCGCCGGCGGTCAGCACATCAATACGACCGACTCTGCAGTTCGGATCACGCATTTGCCGACTGGCGCAGTAGTTACATGCCAACAAGAACGGTCCCAGATTAAGAACCGTGAAAAAGCGATGCAAATGCTTAAAGCTAAATTGTATGCTCTTAAAATCGAAGAGCAGGAAGCACAATTGCTTGAAATCCGCGGTGAACAAAAAGAGATTGGATGGGGAAGCCAAATCCGCTCTTATGTGTTCCACCCGTATTCTATGGTCAAAGATCACCGCACCAACTATGAAACGGGCAATTTGCAAGCTGTTATGGATGGAGACATCGATGGCTTTATCAATTCCCTTCTTCGTTCTAAAATGCAGTAA
- the secA gene encoding preprotein translocase subunit SecA has translation MLGVLNKVFDPNKRDLKRFEKVADQIEALASEYAALSDEALQGKTPELMERYQNGETLDALLVEAFATVREASKRVLGMFPFRVQLMGAISLHEGNISEMKTGEGKTLTSTMSVYLNALSKKGVHVVTVNEYLASRDAEEMGKLFEWLGLSIGLNLNSLTKEEKREAYASDITYSTNNELGFDYLRDNMVLYKEEMVQRELNYAVIDEVDSILVDEARTPLIISGQAAKAAQLYMQANAFTRILTKDTDYSYDETTKGVMLTEEGIEKVEKAFGIDNLFDMNHVRLNHAINQALKAHVTMHLDVDYVVQDGEVIIVDQFTGRLMKGRRYSDGLHQAIEAKEGLEIQNESMTMATITFQNYFRMYSKLSGMTGTAKTEEEEFRNIYNMNVIAIPTNKPIIRDDRVDLIYASIAGKYKAVGDDIAERNKKGQPVLVGTVAIETSEIISEYLTKKGIKHSVLNAKNHAHEAEIILNAGQKGAVTIATNMAGRGTDIKLGEGVVEVGGLAVLGTERHESRRIDNQLRGRSGRQGDPGVTQFYLSLEDELMRRFGSDAMRNMMGKLGMDDSQPLQSRMVTRSVESAQKRVEGNNFDARKRLLQYDDVLRQQREIIYKERMEVIETDDMRALVEKMIDSTIDRMVVTHTSEEKPEDWHLKSLADTIGATLLPENTITEADLQGKSVEEISDLIKSEVTKHYDEKEAEMTPERMREFEKVVLLRSIDSKWIDHIDAMDQLRQGIHLRAYGQNDPLREYQNEGFIMFEAMVEAIEEDVAKYAMKAEIRNNLERQEVAKGQAVNPKEDGPPVKKKKEPVRRNVEVGRNDACPCGSGKKYKNCHGAAAL, from the coding sequence ATGCTTGGAGTATTAAACAAAGTATTCGACCCGAACAAACGGGACCTAAAAAGATTTGAGAAAGTAGCAGATCAAATAGAAGCGCTGGCGTCAGAGTATGCAGCTCTATCTGATGAAGCACTTCAAGGAAAGACGCCGGAATTAATGGAACGTTATCAAAACGGCGAAACCCTTGATGCTTTATTAGTGGAAGCTTTTGCAACAGTCCGTGAAGCTTCAAAACGTGTGCTTGGCATGTTTCCATTCCGAGTCCAACTTATGGGGGCAATTTCTCTTCATGAAGGCAATATTTCCGAGATGAAGACTGGGGAAGGTAAAACGCTGACTTCCACTATGTCGGTATACTTGAATGCTCTTTCTAAAAAAGGTGTTCATGTTGTAACTGTCAATGAATATTTGGCAAGCCGTGATGCTGAGGAAATGGGCAAATTGTTTGAATGGCTAGGGCTGTCTATCGGTTTGAATTTAAACAGCTTAACTAAAGAAGAAAAACGTGAAGCTTACGCTTCGGATATCACATACAGCACGAATAATGAACTTGGCTTCGATTATTTGCGGGACAATATGGTCCTCTATAAGGAAGAGATGGTTCAGCGAGAACTGAATTACGCGGTCATTGACGAGGTCGATTCAATCTTAGTTGATGAAGCGCGGACACCGCTCATTATCTCTGGTCAAGCCGCAAAAGCTGCACAGCTATACATGCAAGCTAATGCCTTTACACGGATTTTAACGAAAGACACGGATTATTCATATGACGAGACAACAAAAGGTGTTATGTTGACGGAAGAAGGCATTGAAAAAGTCGAGAAGGCTTTTGGCATCGATAACCTGTTTGACATGAACCATGTGCGATTGAACCATGCCATTAACCAGGCGTTAAAAGCGCATGTAACAATGCATCTGGATGTAGATTATGTTGTCCAAGACGGTGAAGTGATTATTGTCGATCAATTTACAGGGCGTTTGATGAAAGGCCGCCGTTATTCTGACGGGCTCCATCAAGCAATCGAGGCAAAAGAAGGTTTGGAAATTCAAAACGAATCGATGACAATGGCGACCATTACTTTCCAGAACTATTTCCGTATGTACAGTAAACTTTCAGGTATGACGGGTACAGCGAAGACAGAGGAAGAAGAATTCCGCAACATCTATAACATGAATGTTATTGCCATCCCAACGAATAAACCGATCATCCGGGATGACCGGGTCGACTTGATTTACGCATCAATTGCTGGCAAATACAAAGCAGTGGGCGATGATATCGCTGAACGGAATAAAAAAGGCCAACCGGTATTAGTCGGTACAGTCGCTATTGAAACATCAGAAATCATTTCGGAATATTTGACGAAAAAAGGCATCAAACATTCGGTGTTGAATGCTAAAAACCATGCTCATGAAGCAGAAATCATTTTGAACGCTGGCCAAAAAGGTGCCGTGACCATCGCGACGAACATGGCAGGACGCGGTACGGACATTAAGCTTGGCGAAGGGGTAGTGGAAGTAGGAGGCTTGGCCGTTCTAGGAACAGAACGCCACGAATCACGCCGAATCGATAATCAGTTGCGTGGACGTTCTGGGCGTCAAGGAGACCCAGGCGTTACACAATTCTATCTGTCGTTGGAAGATGAATTGATGCGCCGCTTTGGTTCTGATGCAATGCGCAATATGATGGGGAAACTTGGGATGGACGATTCTCAGCCGCTGCAGTCGCGGATGGTAACCCGTTCAGTGGAGTCTGCCCAAAAACGGGTAGAAGGAAATAACTTCGATGCACGGAAACGTTTGCTTCAGTATGATGACGTATTGCGCCAACAGCGTGAAATCATTTACAAAGAGCGTATGGAAGTGATTGAAACCGACGATATGCGTGCTTTAGTTGAGAAAATGATCGATAGTACGATCGATCGTATGGTTGTTACTCATACTTCTGAAGAAAAGCCGGAAGATTGGCATTTGAAATCCCTTGCGGATACTATTGGGGCAACTTTGCTTCCGGAAAATACAATTACAGAAGCAGATTTACAGGGCAAATCGGTTGAGGAAATTTCTGATTTGATCAAATCAGAAGTCACAAAGCATTATGATGAAAAAGAAGCGGAAATGACTCCAGAGCGCATGCGTGAGTTTGAAAAAGTCGTCCTTCTTCGCTCAATCGATTCAAAATGGATTGACCACATCGATGCAATGGACCAGCTGCGACAAGGTATCCATTTACGTGCTTATGGACAAAACGATCCACTTCGCGAATACCAGAACGAAGGCTTCATCATGTTCGAAGCAATGGTAGAAGCGATTGAAGAGGATGTAGCCAAGTACGCTATGAAAGCTGAAATCCGCAACAATTTGGAGCGCCAAGAAGTGGCAAAAGGCCAGGCTGTCAATCCGAAAGAAGATGGGCCGCCGGTTAAAAAGAAAAAAGAACCAGTACGCAGAAATGTTGAAGTTGGCCGAAATGACGCTTGCCCATGCGGCAGCGGCAAGAAATACAAAAACTGCCACGGGGCAGCAGCACTATAA
- the hpf gene encoding ribosome hibernation-promoting factor, HPF/YfiA family, with the protein MLQFNIKTDNVEATPAVRDYIEKKIGKIERYFPEGASATAMVNLKAINHSQTKVEVTIPMKNLTLRGEESHIELYAAIDLIVSKLERQIRKYKTKVNRKFRDRDGIGMAFAAAENELRSQNEEAEDEDDLTIVRTKQFDLKPMDEEEAVLQMNMLGHDFFVFTDAESNGTNIVYKRKDGSYGLIETSSS; encoded by the coding sequence ATGCTACAATTTAATATTAAGACAGATAACGTAGAAGCAACTCCAGCAGTTCGTGATTACATTGAAAAGAAAATAGGTAAAATTGAACGTTACTTCCCAGAAGGAGCAAGTGCTACAGCAATGGTTAATTTAAAAGCAATCAACCATAGCCAAACAAAAGTGGAAGTTACGATACCCATGAAGAATTTAACCTTGCGGGGTGAAGAAAGCCATATAGAGTTATATGCGGCAATCGATCTCATTGTAAGCAAGCTCGAACGCCAAATTCGGAAATATAAAACAAAAGTGAACCGTAAGTTCCGTGACCGCGATGGCATTGGCATGGCATTTGCAGCGGCTGAAAATGAGTTGAGAAGCCAAAATGAAGAAGCGGAAGATGAAGATGATTTAACAATCGTCCGCACAAAACAGTTTGATCTGAAACCGATGGATGAAGAAGAAGCGGTTTTACAGATGAATATGTTGGGCCATGATTTCTTCGTTTTCACAGATGCCGAATCAAATGGCACGAATATTGTCTATAAGCGCAAAGACGGCAGCTACGGCTTAATTGAAACAAGTTCTTCATAA
- a CDS encoding SDR family NAD(P)-dependent oxidoreductase has product MFANKTIIVTGAAKGIGKSIADHFAGENARVIGLDLEEGSNVGVEYRQCDVGDFQQVTDVFAQIHKDYGEIHVLINNAGISEFKSMWEIEESDWDRVLNTNLKSVFICSREASRYMTGDIRSIVNMASTRAFMSEPHTETYSASKGGIYALTHSLAASLSEKNIRVNAIAPGWIHTGTTKELRDVDHAQHWSGRVGKPDDIARACLFLSDSRNSFITGECLTIDGGMTRKMIYEH; this is encoded by the coding sequence GTGTTCGCCAATAAAACGATTATCGTCACAGGTGCCGCGAAGGGGATTGGCAAAAGTATCGCCGACCATTTTGCAGGAGAAAACGCTCGAGTCATTGGATTGGATTTGGAGGAAGGCTCTAATGTAGGTGTAGAGTACCGGCAGTGTGATGTCGGAGACTTTCAGCAAGTCACCGATGTTTTCGCACAAATTCATAAAGATTACGGTGAAATTCATGTATTGATCAATAACGCTGGAATATCGGAATTCAAATCCATGTGGGAAATTGAAGAATCGGATTGGGACCGGGTCCTTAATACGAATTTGAAAAGCGTCTTTATTTGCAGCCGGGAAGCATCTCGCTATATGACTGGAGATATTCGTTCAATTGTTAATATGGCTTCAACACGAGCTTTCATGTCAGAACCGCATACAGAAACGTATTCGGCTTCAAAAGGCGGGATTTATGCTTTGACCCATTCACTAGCTGCCTCCTTAAGCGAAAAAAACATTCGCGTCAATGCTATTGCCCCGGGCTGGATCCATACAGGAACGACCAAAGAACTGCGGGATGTGGACCATGCCCAACATTGGAGCGGACGTGTAGGCAAACCCGATGATATTGCACGTGCCTGCCTATTTTTAAGTGATTCGAGAAATTCTTTCATTACGGGCGAGTGCTTGACTATCGACGGCGGCATGACAAGAAAAATGATCTATGAACATTAA
- a CDS encoding ComF family protein, whose protein sequence is MNCYLCEQELPFLPSWRGLFLNEIQQVVCERCKGGFEKINGTVCPICSAPSDSLCKDCMHWETTEYAALLQCGKSLYYYNKPMQNYLHRYKFLQDVVLSEVFASELQEELGKTKATIVPIPMHPDKLRERTFSQVDQMLEAAGLSYLHLLAKSKQVQGKKTKKERMASSDLFTWNGITVPEKILLIDDLYTTGTTIRHAAKVLKRAGAAEISFFSLIRS, encoded by the coding sequence ATGAATTGCTATTTATGTGAACAAGAGTTGCCGTTTCTGCCTTCCTGGAGAGGGTTGTTTTTGAACGAAATCCAACAAGTGGTTTGCGAGAGGTGCAAAGGCGGTTTTGAAAAAATCAACGGAACGGTTTGTCCGATATGCAGCGCACCCAGTGACAGCCTATGCAAAGATTGCATGCACTGGGAAACGACTGAATATGCGGCTCTTCTGCAATGCGGTAAAAGTTTGTACTATTATAATAAGCCGATGCAGAACTACTTGCATCGATATAAATTTTTGCAAGATGTCGTGTTGTCAGAAGTATTTGCAAGCGAATTACAAGAGGAGCTGGGCAAAACGAAAGCAACCATTGTTCCCATTCCTATGCATCCGGATAAATTAAGGGAAAGGACCTTTTCACAAGTAGATCAAATGCTGGAAGCTGCAGGTCTGAGTTATTTGCATCTTTTAGCGAAAAGTAAACAGGTTCAAGGCAAAAAAACAAAAAAGGAACGGATGGCTTCCTCAGATCTTTTTACTTGGAACGGAATAACGGTTCCAGAAAAAATTCTTCTAATCGACGATTTGTATACAACGGGAACAACTATCCGCCATGCAGCAAAAGTATTGAAAAGAGCGGGAGCAGCGGAGATTTCCTTTTTTTCGCTTATCCGCAGTTAA
- a CDS encoding DEAD/DEAH box helicase, which translates to MLLTELEQFLRGRIWLKDFVPFAKEEVDAAIASGKVIMKKGITENNSCARCLEKSPSKIISFQCAKCQGPCLYCRHCIKMGRISSCTELISWAAPSPKLQTPHSFSWNGVLTEAQKRASEEVLESLSQNLSHLVYAVCGAGKTELLFLPIAKALEQGQRVCIAAPRTDVILELSPRLKAVFPDTIIHTLFGGAPAESGFANLVIATTHQLCRFENAFDLIVVDEADAFPYSYDPALERAVLKAKTTEAPIVYVSATPSARLLKQVPNQSRIFKRFHGHPLPVPQFKPLWNYKKTFSRKKIPHLLKVWIHDKLTKKEPFLLFLPTVELIEQVTPLFQNLDASIEAVHASDPHRKEKVLKLRKGEIPGLLTSTILERGITIPNVQVAVVGADEAIFNASALIQIAGRVGRSSGFPAGEVIFFHNGLVKEMDKAKRQILFYNKGGFS; encoded by the coding sequence ATGCTTTTGACAGAGTTGGAACAATTTTTAAGGGGCCGAATTTGGTTAAAAGATTTTGTGCCTTTTGCAAAAGAAGAAGTTGATGCTGCTATTGCATCAGGAAAAGTGATTATGAAAAAAGGCATAACTGAAAATAATTCATGTGCCCGCTGTTTGGAAAAATCCCCATCAAAAATCATCTCGTTTCAATGCGCGAAATGCCAAGGCCCCTGCCTTTATTGTCGCCATTGCATTAAAATGGGCCGCATCAGTTCTTGTACTGAACTGATCTCTTGGGCGGCGCCATCTCCGAAACTTCAAACCCCTCATTCATTTTCATGGAATGGTGTGCTGACTGAGGCGCAAAAACGCGCTTCGGAGGAAGTGCTGGAGAGCCTTTCTCAAAATTTATCCCATCTTGTTTATGCCGTTTGTGGGGCCGGAAAAACGGAATTATTGTTTCTGCCAATAGCAAAAGCGTTGGAGCAGGGGCAGCGCGTCTGTATTGCTGCACCCCGTACCGATGTTATTTTGGAATTGTCTCCGCGTCTTAAAGCAGTTTTCCCTGATACCATTATTCATACGCTGTTCGGTGGTGCTCCGGCAGAATCCGGTTTTGCAAATCTTGTTATCGCGACAACCCATCAGCTCTGCCGGTTTGAAAACGCTTTTGACCTTATCGTTGTGGATGAAGCCGACGCATTTCCATATTCGTACGATCCGGCTCTTGAGCGCGCTGTTTTAAAAGCGAAAACAACAGAGGCTCCGATTGTTTACGTATCCGCGACACCATCGGCTCGTCTACTGAAGCAAGTACCGAACCAATCCCGTATTTTCAAGCGGTTCCATGGCCATCCATTGCCCGTTCCGCAATTCAAACCCCTATGGAATTACAAAAAGACCTTTTCTAGAAAAAAAATCCCTCATCTATTAAAAGTTTGGATCCATGATAAATTAACAAAAAAAGAACCGTTTTTGCTGTTTTTACCGACAGTCGAATTGATTGAACAGGTGACGCCTTTATTTCAAAATCTGGATGCGAGTATCGAAGCGGTTCACGCTTCAGATCCACACCGGAAAGAAAAAGTGCTGAAGTTAAGAAAAGGTGAAATTCCAGGACTTCTTACATCCACTATATTGGAACGGGGAATAACAATTCCTAACGTTCAAGTCGCCGTTGTTGGAGCAGATGAAGCAATTTTTAATGCGTCGGCATTGATTCAAATTGCTGGCCGAGTCGGGAGGTCAAGTGGTTTTCCTGCAGGAGAAGTCATCTTTTTTCATAATGGCCTGGTTAAGGAAATGGACAAAGCAAAACGTCAAATTCTGTTCTATAATAAAGGCGGTTTTTCATGA
- a CDS encoding nuclear transport factor 2 family protein produces the protein MKKLIVIAGLALVLAACSDSEEPSTNKNTVEDGNSANENNALDHGIEDEKVGFTLGDDGKVIEADVPKDEADAILAAYKEYIDAFNKEDIKRYMDVIASEPAGFDRAEDEAALKEAFKAFDTTYTTSNETIVEFGEDRAEVFAEIDVLMKEPDSERSTKQAGRQVVVFIKEDGDWKVTSLHFIGNQ, from the coding sequence ATGAAAAAATTGATAGTAATTGCGGGTCTAGCGCTAGTACTTGCCGCTTGTTCGGATTCAGAGGAGCCTTCGACGAACAAAAACACTGTGGAAGACGGCAATTCGGCAAACGAAAATAATGCGCTTGATCATGGAATAGAAGATGAAAAGGTTGGTTTTACATTAGGTGATGATGGAAAAGTAATCGAAGCGGATGTGCCCAAAGATGAAGCGGACGCTATCTTAGCAGCTTACAAAGAGTATATCGATGCTTTCAATAAAGAAGATATAAAGCGGTATATGGATGTCATCGCTTCTGAACCCGCCGGCTTTGACCGTGCAGAAGACGAAGCTGCGTTAAAGGAGGCTTTTAAAGCTTTTGATACCACTTACACGACTAGCAACGAGACGATTGTAGAATTCGGTGAAGACCGGGCAGAAGTTTTTGCAGAAATCGATGTATTGATGAAGGAGCCGGATTCGGAGAGAAGCACGAAACAAGCTGGCCGGCAAGTAGTTGTATTCATTAAAGAAGACGGTGACTGGAAAGTTACGAGTCTGCATTTTATCGGCAATCAATAA
- a CDS encoding response regulator: protein MTKIIIVDDHQLFREGVKRILDFEDSFEVVAEGGDGNEVLKLYEEYRPDVVLMDINMPQKNGVEATGELMEKYPDAKVIMLSIHDDESYVTHALKTGALGYMLKEMDAEAIIQAIKVVAKGGSYLHPKVTRNLVMEFRRLSERENKGSFHQTEIRRPYHLLTKRESEVLQLLTDGQSNRVIGETLFISEKTVKNHVSSILQKMQVNDRTQAVVTAIKNGWVEVR from the coding sequence ATGACAAAAATAATTATTGTAGATGATCACCAACTATTCCGCGAGGGAGTTAAGCGAATTTTGGATTTTGAAGATTCTTTCGAAGTCGTCGCAGAAGGCGGAGACGGAAATGAAGTCCTCAAGCTATATGAAGAATACAGACCGGATGTAGTCTTAATGGACATCAATATGCCCCAGAAAAATGGTGTAGAAGCGACTGGCGAATTGATGGAGAAATATCCGGACGCTAAAGTCATTATGCTGTCAATTCACGATGATGAATCATACGTGACACATGCATTAAAAACTGGTGCACTGGGCTATATGCTGAAAGAGATGGACGCAGAGGCAATTATTCAAGCGATTAAAGTGGTCGCAAAAGGCGGATCTTATTTGCATCCTAAAGTGACGCGCAACTTGGTGATGGAATTCCGCCGTTTAAGCGAGCGGGAAAACAAAGGCTCTTTCCATCAAACAGAAATTCGCCGCCCTTATCATTTGCTGACAAAACGTGAAAGTGAAGTTCTTCAATTACTGACGGACGGCCAAAGCAATCGCGTAATTGGTGAGACATTATTTATCTCAGAAAAAACGGTTAAAAACCATGTTTCCAGCATTTTGCAAAAAATGCAAGTGAACGACCGGACTCAAGCAGTCGTAACAGCTATCAAAAACGGCTGGGTAGAAGTGCGATAA